In Nitrospirota bacterium, a single genomic region encodes these proteins:
- a CDS encoding VOC family protein — translation MIKKLLHTRMRVNDMDETLRFYVDVLGLTIENRKRSPRGSELVFLTVPNSEEVIEICSFPAGGKVEVPEDLVHLAFEVDDLDQMIIHFREKGVPITDGPTVTSSGTRLCFIEAPDKYEVELIERPGKSVPI, via the coding sequence ATGATTAAAAAACTGCTGCACACACGAATGCGTGTTAATGACATGGATGAGACCCTGCGCTTTTATGTTGATGTCCTGGGACTAACTATCGAGAATCGCAAACGTTCCCCGCGCGGATCAGAGCTGGTCTTTCTAACTGTTCCAAACAGTGAAGAGGTTATAGAGATATGTTCATTTCCTGCGGGTGGAAAAGTCGAGGTGCCGGAGGACCTTGTGCATCTGGCCTTCGAAGTGGACGACCTCGATCAGATGATCATTCACTTCAGGGAGAAGGGCGTCCCGATTACCGATGGCCCGACAGTTACATCATCAGGCACCCGGCTCTGTTTTATCGAGGCACCGGATAAGTACGAGGTCGAATTGATCGAACGGCCAGGGAAGAGTGTACCGATTTAA
- the pyk gene encoding pyruvate kinase: MKLPNHKTKIVCTIGPASRSETVLEELMMRGMNVARLNFSHGTVEGHREDIRRIRLTASKSGRSCMILADLPGPKIRIGKLAGDSLLLKKGDRTTLTTKDVPGTAERIPVNYTRLPESVSQGSVIYLNDGFIQLQVEEITTDEVVCKVVIGGPLLSHKGLNLPGAKIFIETVTDRDLQFVDFALKEGVDAFGVSFVEKADDIHKVRDFARERGKPVHVVAKIERLEAIGNIDEILDAADAIMIARGDLGVQIPVQDVPAVQKKLIRKANLMGRPVITATQMLLSMTENIRPTRAETSDVANAILDGTDAVMLSEETSIGKYPVESVDMMARIALSIEREARGSDLREYYRVRLGNRQSHIADVISFSVVEAVQALDVRCIITPTQNGNTPRSISRFKPDCWTLAFSRSEETQRFLNLSSGVFPVLMGNDNDYSHEGIMRFIGESGLVVENDNIIVAEDISQDSVDGTDSIRIIRFKQVKDGNSGGNK; the protein is encoded by the coding sequence GTGAAATTACCTAACCACAAAACCAAGATAGTATGCACAATCGGGCCGGCCTCCCGTTCAGAAACCGTCCTTGAGGAATTGATGATGCGCGGCATGAATGTCGCCAGACTCAATTTTTCTCATGGCACTGTCGAGGGACACCGGGAAGACATAAGGCGTATACGTTTGACCGCATCAAAATCAGGCCGATCATGCATGATCCTCGCCGATCTCCCCGGCCCCAAAATCCGTATTGGCAAACTGGCTGGCGATTCGCTGTTGCTTAAAAAAGGCGACCGGACGACTCTGACCACAAAGGATGTTCCTGGTACTGCTGAACGCATCCCGGTTAATTATACGAGATTACCGGAGAGTGTTTCTCAGGGCAGCGTTATCTACCTGAATGACGGGTTTATTCAATTACAGGTTGAGGAGATTACCACAGATGAGGTTGTCTGCAAGGTTGTTATAGGCGGACCATTACTCTCCCATAAGGGATTGAACCTTCCGGGTGCAAAAATATTCATAGAAACAGTAACAGACAGAGATCTCCAGTTTGTTGATTTTGCCTTGAAAGAGGGGGTTGATGCATTCGGCGTATCATTTGTAGAAAAGGCAGATGATATCCATAAGGTCAGGGACTTTGCGAGGGAAAGAGGCAAGCCGGTCCACGTGGTCGCAAAAATCGAGAGGCTGGAGGCAATCGGGAATATTGATGAAATCCTTGATGCAGCAGACGCAATTATGATAGCCCGTGGAGATCTGGGTGTCCAGATTCCGGTACAGGATGTCCCTGCTGTCCAGAAAAAGCTTATTCGTAAAGCCAATCTGATGGGACGTCCGGTGATCACTGCTACGCAGATGCTGTTATCCATGACAGAGAATATCCGCCCGACCCGGGCAGAGACATCGGATGTGGCAAACGCTATCCTTGACGGCACTGACGCAGTAATGCTGTCTGAAGAAACGAGCATCGGGAAATACCCTGTTGAGTCAGTAGACATGATGGCCAGAATAGCATTATCCATTGAACGGGAGGCACGGGGCTCCGACCTGCGTGAATACTACAGGGTCCGGCTTGGAAATAGACAGTCGCACATAGCGGATGTCATTTCGTTTAGTGTGGTTGAAGCAGTTCAGGCCCTCGACGTTCGCTGCATCATTACACCCACTCAAAATGGAAACACTCCCCGAAGTATCTCCAGGTTCAAACCCGATTGCTGGACACTTGCCTTCAGCAGAAGCGAAGAGACTCAGAGATTTCTTAATCTTTCTTCTGGGGTTTTTCCTGTCTTGATGGGTAATGACAACGATTATTCGCATGAGGGGATTATGAGGTTCATTGGAGAATCGGGATTAGTGGTTGAAAATGACAACATAATAGTAGCAGAGGATATATCACAAGACAGCGTTGACGGCACAGACTCAATTAGAATAATCCGGTTCAAACAGGTTAAGGATGGGAATAGTGGAGGAAATAAGTGA
- a CDS encoding TetR/AcrR family transcriptional regulator — protein sequence MQANSKHLRADERRAVTVEAVVELAAEQNPNDITTAAIAKRMNLTQGAIFRHFPSKDSIWQAVMEWVAARLSARTEKAVQAAASPLAALEAMFMTHIDFVVRHPGVPRILFGELQHAEDTPARRIVQTLLIRYGERLGILIEKGKSQGELSQDVDTMAAVSLFIGMLQGLVMQSLLTGDFHRMRAEAPGVFAIFSRGIGGI from the coding sequence ATGCAGGCAAACTCTAAGCACCTTCGGGCGGATGAACGTCGGGCAGTAACAGTAGAGGCCGTGGTCGAACTGGCCGCTGAACAGAATCCTAATGACATTACTACCGCGGCCATTGCCAAACGAATGAATCTGACACAGGGGGCAATATTCCGCCACTTTCCGAGTAAAGACTCAATCTGGCAGGCGGTGATGGAGTGGGTAGCAGCGCGGCTGTCAGCCCGGACAGAGAAGGCAGTACAGGCAGCCGCGTCCCCTCTTGCAGCTTTGGAAGCCATGTTCATGACTCATATTGATTTCGTAGTAAGGCATCCGGGGGTCCCAAGGATCCTGTTTGGTGAACTGCAGCATGCAGAAGACACGCCTGCCAGGCGCATAGTACAAACACTGCTCATACGTTACGGTGAGCGTCTGGGGATACTGATCGAAAAAGGTAAATCGCAGGGAGAACTGTCTCAGGATGTTGATACAATGGCCGCTGTCTCTCTGTTTATCGGGATGTTGCAGGGCCTGGTCATGCAGTCTCTGCTGACCGGGGATTTCCATCGCATGCGGGCTGAAGCCCCGGGGGTGTTCGCCATATTTAGCCGTGGTATTGGGGGGATATGA
- a CDS encoding DUF882 domain-containing protein: MLHQFLDRRTFLKASLVGAFLLFSGSAFPEKLYAAKPIESNLQLYNIHTKERLDVCYRDPSGNYDPEALNKLNYFLRCHHTQEVIQMDKRVIEFINKVDKQFGGGNEIHIISGFRSPEYNNLLIQEGRNVAKNSLHLLGKAIDIQFPNIPLNDVRQAALNLRLGGVGYYPDSGFVHIDSGRFRSW; encoded by the coding sequence ATGCTTCATCAGTTTCTGGATCGCAGGACATTTTTGAAGGCTTCATTGGTCGGGGCATTTCTCCTCTTCAGCGGCTCGGCCTTTCCGGAAAAGCTGTATGCAGCCAAACCGATTGAGAGTAATCTCCAGCTCTACAATATCCATACGAAGGAACGTCTGGATGTCTGTTACCGGGACCCATCGGGAAATTATGACCCTGAGGCGCTTAACAAACTGAATTACTTCTTACGCTGTCACCATACCCAGGAGGTGATCCAAATGGATAAACGGGTCATAGAGTTTATTAATAAGGTGGATAAGCAATTTGGAGGCGGCAATGAGATTCACATAATCTCCGGTTTCCGGTCTCCTGAGTACAATAATCTGCTTATCCAGGAGGGTCGAAATGTCGCAAAAAACAGCCTTCACTTACTGGGCAAGGCGATTGATATTCAATTTCCCAATATTCCATTAAATGACGTTAGGCAAGCCGCCCTTAATCTAAGACTTGGTGGTGTAGGTTATTACCCTGATTCCGGCTTTGTTCATATAGACTCAGGAAGATTCAGGTCCTGGTGA
- a CDS encoding cytochrome c — translation MKDLGSNMQVVTDGISREDWALVEKTAPLIADHPQPPMSEKARIMGFMGSSMGKFKGYDDVTHEAAKSLGQAAAKQDGLAVIAAFQELQKACYGCHQDFRKSFAEHFYAAP, via the coding sequence ATGAAAGATCTCGGAAGCAATATGCAGGTCGTAACCGATGGCATTTCACGGGAGGACTGGGCATTAGTAGAGAAAACTGCGCCATTGATTGCAGACCATCCGCAACCGCCAATGTCGGAAAAGGCGCGCATCATGGGATTTATGGGCAGCAGCATGGGCAAATTCAAAGGGTATGACGATGTGACGCACGAAGCTGCGAAGTCTCTGGGGCAGGCAGCCGCAAAGCAGGATGGTTTGGCGGTAATTGCCGCTTTCCAGGAACTTCAAAAGGCGTGCTACGGCTGCCATCAGGATTTTCGCAAATCTTTCGCGGAACATTTTTACGCTGCGCCCTGA
- a CDS encoding ABC transporter ATP-binding protein, protein MHTTGILIRGLRKRYGEGETAVDALKGVDMQVAPGEVVGLVGPSGSGKSTLLKCLGAVIEPTDGHITLGGVVIYDKGWKIRDLRALRRDKIGFVFQSPYLIPFLDVTDNVALLPMLAGRSNSESRQRAIELLEALGVAHRARAMPSQLSGGEQQRVAIARALVNRPPIILADEPTAPLDSERALSVIRILNQMARQYETAIIVVTHDEKIIPTFKRIYHIRDGRTEEEEGEGREISENTN, encoded by the coding sequence ATTCATACAACAGGGATTCTAATCAGGGGATTGCGGAAACGCTATGGAGAGGGTGAGACAGCCGTTGACGCCCTCAAGGGTGTGGATATGCAGGTCGCTCCCGGCGAAGTAGTAGGGCTGGTAGGTCCTTCGGGTTCCGGCAAAAGTACCCTGCTGAAATGTCTTGGTGCTGTAATCGAACCGACTGACGGGCATATAACCCTGGGTGGCGTAGTGATCTACGATAAAGGGTGGAAGATCCGCGACCTGCGGGCACTGCGTCGTGACAAGATCGGATTTGTCTTTCAATCACCGTACCTGATCCCGTTTCTCGACGTTACCGACAACGTTGCATTGCTGCCTATGCTGGCCGGAAGATCCAATAGCGAATCCCGTCAGCGGGCCATCGAACTGCTCGAAGCGCTGGGTGTGGCACATCGTGCGAGGGCAATGCCGTCGCAGCTCTCCGGCGGCGAACAACAGCGGGTGGCTATTGCCCGGGCTTTGGTCAACCGGCCGCCGATAATACTTGCCGATGAACCAACAGCGCCTCTAGACAGTGAGCGTGCATTATCTGTGATCCGCATTCTCAATCAAATGGCCCGGCAATACGAGACCGCCATTATTGTCGTCACGCATGATGAGAAGATCATCCCGACTTTCAAGCGAATCTACCACATCCGTGACGGCCGCACCGAAGAGGAAGAGGGAGAAGGGCGGGAGATCAGTGAAAACACAAATTAA
- a CDS encoding L,D-transpeptidase family protein, which produces MKHAEDNNRKEVYWSNRGKTNQQYISSGFESPEELLYHIKMRLRFWIIINIVLYIGLYPGIAGISDSYAVDNSGQLSEILRNRIEAGGVPPEIVIGDDVICSSTILPLFYEKRNYKPAWTDENGLLYSQADDLVRMISEAGQEGLRPENYHLKKLEKMLSEVRKDYGKKLPLNPYKLVDLDLLLSDAFLVYGSHLWAGSINPETLDPKWNAAQKEIDLTEVLQSALDSRQVEKSLKGLLPVQSGYAGLQMILAVYKRISSQGGWPTLPSGPVMKKGDRGERIFMLRQRLIIAGDIDQSYQDNGDLFDDALEEGVLRFQKRHGLDLDGVVGIKTLAALNVPVKKRIQQIELNMERWRWLPNDLGMRFILVNIANFELDVFENDELIMNMRVIVGKEYRRTPVFTGSMTYLVLNPYWYVPASLAVRDIVPSIRKDPAYLTKNNMSVFQGYGADSKVIEPDNVDWKRINTRNFPYRFRQDPGPDNALGRIKFMFPNKFNVYLHDTPSRELFAKNVRTFSSGCIRIQQPVELAEYILRNDPKWKNENIMEDIGSGKEKSVWLSTPVPVHILYWTAWMDEDGVVQFRNDIYGRDAKLAKAMLEKPPKG; this is translated from the coding sequence ATGAAGCATGCTGAAGATAATAACAGAAAAGAAGTGTATTGGTCAAACCGGGGCAAAACAAACCAGCAGTATATCAGCTCCGGATTTGAAAGCCCGGAAGAGTTGTTATATCATATTAAAATGAGGTTACGTTTCTGGATAATTATAAACATAGTTCTATATATAGGGCTTTATCCCGGGATTGCGGGAATATCAGATTCCTATGCCGTGGATAATTCAGGGCAGTTGAGTGAGATTCTGCGAAATCGAATTGAGGCCGGTGGTGTTCCTCCGGAGATAGTTATTGGAGATGATGTCATATGTTCTTCGACAATATTACCGCTTTTTTATGAAAAAAGGAACTACAAGCCGGCATGGACTGATGAAAACGGACTGCTTTACTCTCAGGCGGATGACCTTGTCAGGATGATCAGTGAAGCAGGACAAGAGGGGCTCCGGCCGGAAAATTATCATTTAAAAAAGCTGGAGAAAATGTTGAGTGAGGTTAGGAAAGATTACGGGAAAAAGCTGCCTCTCAACCCTTACAAGCTGGTAGACCTTGATCTACTCCTTTCTGACGCATTTCTTGTTTATGGCTCCCATTTATGGGCAGGAAGCATAAACCCCGAGACCCTGGACCCGAAATGGAATGCTGCACAAAAGGAAATTGATCTTACGGAGGTACTTCAAAGTGCTCTTGATTCAAGGCAGGTTGAGAAGTCATTGAAGGGGCTTTTGCCTGTTCAGTCAGGATATGCAGGTCTGCAAATGATCCTGGCTGTTTATAAAAGAATATCTTCGCAAGGCGGCTGGCCAACCTTGCCTTCAGGCCCTGTTATGAAAAAAGGAGATCGAGGTGAACGCATATTTATGCTGCGGCAAAGGCTTATAATTGCAGGGGATATAGACCAGTCTTATCAGGACAACGGAGATCTTTTTGATGATGCCTTAGAAGAGGGGGTTCTAAGATTTCAGAAGAGGCATGGGCTGGACTTAGACGGAGTTGTTGGAATCAAAACCCTGGCCGCCTTGAATGTCCCTGTTAAAAAGCGCATTCAACAGATCGAATTGAACATGGAACGGTGGCGGTGGCTGCCTAATGATTTAGGGATGCGCTTTATCCTTGTCAACATAGCCAACTTTGAATTAGATGTATTTGAAAATGATGAGCTCATCATGAATATGCGGGTTATAGTGGGCAAAGAGTATAGACGGACCCCTGTGTTTACCGGCAGCATGACCTACCTTGTACTTAATCCATACTGGTATGTACCTGCGAGTTTAGCCGTAAGAGATATAGTGCCATCAATCCGAAAGGACCCTGCTTATCTGACAAAGAACAATATGAGTGTATTTCAGGGTTATGGCGCTGATTCAAAGGTAATTGAACCGGATAATGTAGACTGGAAAAGAATAAATACCAGAAACTTTCCCTACAGGTTCAGGCAGGACCCCGGTCCCGATAATGCACTTGGCAGGATTAAGTTTATGTTTCCAAACAAGTTCAATGTTTATCTTCACGACACGCCGTCCAGGGAATTGTTTGCAAAGAACGTGCGAACCTTCAGCTCAGGATGCATCCGCATCCAGCAACCTGTTGAGCTTGCAGAATATATTCTTCGCAATGATCCTAAATGGAAAAATGAAAATATAATGGAGGATATTGGAAGCGGAAAAGAAAAGAGTGTCTGGTTGTCGACGCCTGTACCGGTTCATATCCTATACTGGACTGCATGGATGGATGAAGACGGGGTGGTGCAATTTAGAAATGATATTTACGGTCGTGATGCAAAACTTGCGAAAGCCATGCTTGAGAAACCTCCCAAGGGTTGA
- a CDS encoding dehydrogenase: MDLIISSLRIPVEKDGMDEYLRAASQRLKISEQDIRFVKILNKSLDTSCKDQFYYQLSIVVTTHDLFDNKENLPVYPESPESIAEIRTERKTPINSKERPVIAGFGPAGMFAALELIEYGIKPLIFEMGKKIEDRHIDVQRFNRERVLDTESNIQFGEGGAGLYSDGKLFSRTNNSKYINRVLDTFIKFGAPEEIGYVRKPHLGTDVLCRIVRNIRDYILERGGEIHYGSRVTDILISGDKVSGVVINGEKEYHTSTLYLAMGHSARDSFKMFHKRGIAIEQKPVLVGVRIEHPADAVNLIRYGNKYKDFPGIGAAAYSLNYTNRKAGRGVYTFCMCPGGEVINASSENGMMVVNGMSYSTRSLEFSNSALVVTCHTDDYKSTDPLAGIVFQRDIEQKAFNAGGGRWDVPAQNLLDFLSGKISVNLNRNSFKMGAVAADMRAIFPGFISEALLNAFKSWEEDYPLFVSGHAILLGAETRTSSPVRIKRTNKYESVNVKNLYPIGEGSGYTGGIVSSAADAIKAVRASDLIS, from the coding sequence CTGGATTTAATAATAAGCAGTTTGCGGATACCCGTTGAAAAAGACGGTATGGATGAATATCTAAGGGCCGCTTCACAAAGGCTGAAGATTAGCGAACAGGATATAAGGTTCGTAAAAATCCTGAATAAATCACTTGATACAAGTTGTAAAGATCAGTTCTATTACCAGCTTTCAATAGTAGTCACTACTCATGATCTCTTCGACAACAAGGAAAACCTTCCTGTATACCCGGAATCACCAGAATCAATTGCAGAGATAAGAACAGAAAGGAAGACCCCAATAAACAGCAAAGAGAGGCCGGTAATAGCAGGTTTTGGTCCTGCAGGGATGTTCGCAGCCCTCGAGCTTATTGAATATGGGATTAAACCTCTGATATTTGAAATGGGCAAGAAAATTGAAGACCGCCACATTGATGTTCAAAGATTTAATAGAGAAAGGGTGTTGGACACTGAATCAAATATTCAGTTTGGTGAAGGGGGCGCGGGCTTATACTCTGATGGCAAGCTGTTTTCCAGGACGAATAATTCAAAATATATAAACCGGGTGCTGGATACCTTTATTAAATTTGGCGCCCCTGAAGAGATTGGCTACGTAAGAAAGCCCCATCTCGGGACAGACGTTTTGTGCAGAATCGTTCGTAATATAAGGGACTATATCCTTGAAAGAGGCGGCGAGATACATTATGGCTCAAGAGTAACTGACATCCTGATATCAGGCGATAAAGTCTCGGGTGTGGTAATAAACGGGGAGAAGGAATATCATACTTCAACTCTCTATCTTGCTATGGGGCATTCTGCCCGGGACTCATTTAAGATGTTTCACAAAAGAGGCATTGCTATTGAGCAGAAGCCTGTCTTAGTGGGAGTAAGAATAGAGCATCCTGCTGATGCTGTTAATCTTATAAGGTATGGAAATAAGTATAAGGATTTCCCCGGTATAGGCGCTGCTGCCTATTCATTAAACTACACCAATAGGAAGGCAGGACGCGGGGTTTATACATTCTGCATGTGCCCCGGAGGTGAGGTAATAAATGCATCATCTGAGAATGGTATGATGGTTGTTAACGGCATGAGCTATTCTACCAGGTCTTTAGAATTTTCAAATTCAGCCCTTGTTGTAACCTGTCATACCGATGACTATAAATCAACAGATCCATTGGCTGGTATAGTGTTCCAGAGGGATATAGAGCAAAAGGCCTTTAATGCAGGAGGAGGAAGATGGGATGTACCTGCGCAGAATCTGTTAGATTTTTTATCCGGCAAGATCTCTGTTAATTTAAATAGAAATTCGTTTAAGATGGGGGCCGTTGCTGCTGATATGAGAGCCATCTTTCCAGGCTTTATTTCAGAAGCTCTTTTAAATGCATTTAAAAGTTGGGAAGAGGATTATCCACTGTTTGTATCAGGGCACGCAATATTGTTAGGTGCAGAGACACGAACGTCCTCCCCGGTTAGAATTAAACGCACTAATAAATATGAGTCAGTAAATGTAAAAAACCTGTACCCTATAGGCGAAGGTTCCGGGTATACAGGCGGTATAGTAAGTTCGGCTGCTGATGCTATTAAGGCTGTGCGCGCGAGTGATTTAATTTCCTGA
- a CDS encoding efflux RND transporter periplasmic adaptor subunit, with protein sequence MMKMPISAQKLALIAVIVSLLAMLIYVALRSGPLAPVPVTVTTVENRSISPALFGIGTIESKYTYRIGPTISGRVKQVNVNIGDRIRAGQLLGEMDPVDLDDRVTAQDAALKQAEASVLAAEAQVRDNTARFTYADAQTQRYEKLMLSQSVSEEALEARRQERQVAEAGLASARANLDAARQELARGLADRAGIVKQRTNLRLVSHVDGLVTARYADPGSTVVAGQPVVEVINPKSLWINVRFNQLNSSGLRSGLPARIVLRSQAGQVMSGKVLLVEPLADSVTEEVLAKVVFDTLPVPLPPLGELAEVSVALPEIPSSPIVPNASMQRVNGSIGVWIVEDGGLRFAPVRVGATDLDGRMQILEGLSAGDRVVVYSHKALKAGSRIKVVERLPGVTL encoded by the coding sequence ATGATGAAAATGCCGATAAGTGCACAAAAACTGGCCTTGATTGCAGTGATAGTTTCGCTGCTTGCAATGTTAATATATGTAGCTCTCCGTTCAGGGCCGCTTGCCCCGGTGCCTGTGACTGTAACTACTGTTGAAAACCGTTCCATTTCCCCGGCCCTTTTCGGCATTGGTACGATTGAATCCAAGTATACCTACAGGATAGGTCCTACGATCTCAGGAAGGGTTAAACAGGTAAACGTTAATATTGGCGACAGGATCCGTGCCGGTCAATTACTTGGTGAAATGGATCCGGTGGATCTCGACGACCGCGTAACTGCACAGGATGCCGCTCTTAAGCAGGCAGAGGCTTCAGTGCTGGCAGCAGAAGCCCAGGTACGCGACAACACGGCCCGTTTTACATATGCCGACGCCCAGACGCAGCGTTATGAAAAACTGATGCTCTCACAATCAGTAAGCGAGGAGGCGCTTGAGGCCCGGCGACAGGAACGACAGGTGGCTGAGGCCGGTCTCGCTTCAGCACGTGCAAATCTGGATGCTGCACGTCAGGAATTGGCACGCGGCCTGGCTGACCGGGCTGGTATTGTCAAGCAGCGCACCAATCTCCGTCTGGTCTCACATGTGGATGGATTGGTTACTGCACGTTATGCTGATCCAGGTTCTACTGTGGTAGCAGGGCAGCCTGTTGTGGAAGTGATCAATCCAAAGTCTCTGTGGATCAATGTTCGTTTCAATCAGCTTAACTCCTCTGGTCTGCGATCCGGACTTCCTGCCCGTATCGTGCTTCGCTCGCAGGCTGGACAGGTCATGTCCGGAAAAGTGCTTCTGGTAGAACCTCTGGCCGATTCCGTGACTGAGGAGGTATTGGCAAAAGTAGTGTTTGATACGTTGCCGGTGCCGCTGCCGCCTCTTGGTGAATTGGCTGAGGTCTCCGTTGCCCTGCCGGAGATACCGTCCTCGCCAATAGTACCTAATGCGAGTATGCAGCGGGTTAACGGAAGTATTGGTGTCTGGATTGTAGAAGACGGTGGTCTGCGCTTCGCCCCTGTCAGGGTTGGTGCGACAGACCTGGATGGCCGGATGCAGATTCTTGAAGGATTGAGTGCCGGCGATCGCGTGGTGGTTTATAGCCATAAGGCACTGAAAGCCGGCAGCCGCATCAAAGTTGTAGAGCGACTTCCAGGAGTGACATTATGA
- a CDS encoding ABC transporter permease, producing the protein MINLAGRDIMHSWGKFVFTGVGLGLLIGVTLTMAGVYRGMIDDAKALLDNSGADLWVVQKDTLGPYAESSSLNDDIYRSILGISGVARAANITYLTMQVRRGETDVRSMVVGVVPGGPGEPGQPPYLVSGRHITRGHYEAVADISTGFKTGDRIQIRRDLYTVVGLTRRMVSSSGDPMVFIPLKDAQAAQFLKDNDAIIGQRRRTEANPAFNNPAAPGLTDAVIASQSTNPYVNAVLVQIAPGYTSEEVADPIRRWMRLQVYTRDQMEGILVGKLIATSSRQIGMFLVILAIVSAAIVAFIIYTLTLGKIREIAVLKLIGTRNRTIAMMILQQAIGLGIIGFVVGKISATFWAPIFPKYVLLEPWDAVQGFAAVVVICALASILAIRAALRVDPAEAIGG; encoded by the coding sequence ATGATAAATCTCGCCGGACGGGATATAATGCATTCCTGGGGAAAGTTCGTCTTCACAGGTGTGGGGCTGGGGTTGCTGATCGGAGTGACCCTGACCATGGCCGGAGTCTACCGTGGTATGATAGACGATGCCAAAGCGCTTCTCGACAACAGTGGAGCTGACCTGTGGGTAGTTCAAAAAGACACCCTGGGTCCGTACGCTGAATCGTCCAGTCTGAATGACGATATCTATCGCAGCATTCTCGGAATATCCGGTGTGGCGCGCGCAGCAAACATCACATACCTGACTATGCAGGTGCGCCGGGGAGAGACAGATGTACGCTCCATGGTAGTCGGAGTCGTGCCAGGCGGCCCCGGCGAACCGGGACAGCCCCCCTATCTTGTTTCCGGACGACATATAACGCGTGGACACTATGAGGCCGTGGCCGATATTTCAACGGGATTCAAAACCGGTGACCGCATCCAGATCCGTCGTGACCTCTACACGGTCGTCGGGCTTACCAGGCGCATGGTGTCTTCCAGCGGTGACCCGATGGTGTTCATCCCGCTGAAGGATGCGCAGGCGGCCCAGTTTCTTAAGGACAACGACGCCATCATCGGGCAGCGCCGACGCACTGAGGCAAACCCTGCCTTCAATAACCCGGCAGCGCCGGGCCTGACAGATGCGGTGATTGCCTCTCAGAGCACCAATCCATATGTTAATGCCGTGCTTGTGCAGATCGCTCCAGGCTACACTTCAGAGGAGGTGGCAGACCCCATCCGACGCTGGATGAGGCTCCAGGTCTACACCCGTGATCAGATGGAGGGAATCCTGGTAGGAAAGTTGATCGCTACATCGTCCAGGCAGATCGGTATGTTTCTTGTTATACTTGCCATAGTCAGCGCTGCCATTGTTGCGTTCATAATATACACACTGACATTGGGAAAAATCCGTGAGATTGCGGTGCTTAAGCTTATTGGCACCAGGAATCGTACAATTGCTATGATGATACTTCAGCAGGCGATAGGTCTTGGAATAATCGGTTTTGTAGTCGGGAAGATCTCTGCTACTTTCTGGGCGCCGATATTCCCGAAATATGTCCTGCTCGAACCATGGGATGCTGTACAGGGCTTCGCCGCAGTTGTGGTAATTTGTGCCCTGGCAAGTATACTGGCCATCCGTGCTGCACTCAGGGTGGACCCGGCGGAGGCTATCGGTGGCTGA